A portion of the Bifidobacterium bifidum ATCC 29521 = JCM 1255 = DSM 20456 genome contains these proteins:
- a CDS encoding trimeric intracellular cation channel family protein, with protein MGIEYLAVFCSGLMGGLCAVRKNYDLFAMLITAWLTALGGGIIRDVMLGSLPPVGISDRGFVLTALVSGLAIAVIHPEVDKLRWSMLTIDALAVGLFAVNGTSKALDLGTSGMTAVFMGMFTALGGGLVRDMLLNDVPMIIRDKHLYAVPSAVGCVLTVFVCRGVQWKMLDFTAEVVLDCAIVVLVVVMRLLSVKFSIMLPGAVKRHNTYLPSESRYLKRPVIHPDAHDGGDDDKDQSRA; from the coding sequence ATGGGCATCGAATATCTTGCGGTGTTCTGCAGCGGGCTGATGGGCGGTCTATGCGCGGTTCGCAAGAACTATGACCTGTTCGCCATGCTGATCACCGCGTGGCTGACCGCGTTGGGCGGCGGCATCATCCGTGACGTGATGCTCGGCTCCCTGCCGCCGGTGGGCATCTCCGACCGCGGGTTCGTGCTGACCGCACTGGTGTCGGGCCTGGCTATCGCCGTGATCCATCCGGAAGTGGACAAGCTCAGATGGTCGATGCTGACCATCGACGCCTTGGCGGTCGGCTTGTTCGCGGTGAACGGCACCTCGAAGGCGCTCGATTTGGGAACCTCCGGCATGACGGCGGTGTTCATGGGCATGTTCACCGCGCTGGGCGGCGGTCTGGTCCGGGACATGCTCCTGAACGACGTGCCGATGATCATCCGCGACAAGCACCTGTACGCGGTTCCTTCCGCGGTCGGATGCGTGCTCACCGTGTTCGTGTGCAGGGGAGTGCAATGGAAGATGCTGGATTTCACGGCCGAGGTGGTGCTCGACTGCGCGATCGTCGTGCTGGTCGTGGTCATGCGTCTGCTGTCGGTCAAGTTCAGCATCATGCTTCCCGGTGCGGTCAAGCGGCACAACACGTATCTTCCCAGCGAGTCGCGGTATCTGAAACGCCCGGTCATCCATCCCGATGCCCACGATGGCGGCGATGACGACAAAGACCAGTCTCGGGCTTGA
- the rpsT gene encoding 30S ribosomal protein S20 — MANIKSQKKRVLTNEKAHKRNVAVKSSLKTAIRATREAIAAGDKAAAEAAYKVASQKLDKAAGAGVIHKNQAANRKSGMAVAINNM; from the coding sequence GTGGCAAACATTAAGTCGCAGAAGAAGCGCGTGCTCACCAATGAGAAGGCGCACAAGCGTAACGTGGCCGTCAAGTCCAGCCTGAAGACCGCCATCCGCGCAACCCGTGAGGCCATCGCCGCCGGCGATAAGGCCGCTGCCGAAGCCGCCTACAAGGTCGCTTCCCAGAAGCTCGACAAGGCCGCTGGCGCTGGCGTGATTCACAAGAACCAGGCCGCCAACCGCAAGTCGGGCATGGCAGTCGCCATCAACAACATGTGA